In Antennarius striatus isolate MH-2024 chromosome 8, ASM4005453v1, whole genome shotgun sequence, a single window of DNA contains:
- the zp3c gene encoding zona pellucida sperm-binding protein 3 isoform X2: MGARPLPDVIKEMLLGATATPTVTEKPTTREKIIEVLCHVDRMYVRIRREIFKTREAYKYLKLGSCPVNQGTKEHYYLLYLLKTDCDFTKQSNINDVLIGNVLHYEPLGPVLRELSFDVPLQCKYPRFFHSFKVGFHPKLQGGTLFKSLQSRTSFTLTPQDASGNEITGEKSYTLGQAMYFEAKRPDGTTSGDKRIFINKCFMTASLNPRSNPKYTVIDNQGCLIDGMMTDQSKFHDGPSKIIQKFSVGAIVFKDKASISLSPQQLYMHCDISVGDVTPTQSSKACNYDPETKMWKELYGDDSVCACCESTCSSAQPKASRNIISSHSWKVDLRSNDEHAEVEPQMKSMVAASSSLGNPDMAWHEDIYWKRDHKNGLGR; this comes from the exons ATGGGTGCCAGACCTCTTCCTGATGTAATCAAGGAAATGCTCCTTGGAGCGACCGCCACCCCTACTGTCACAGAGAAACCAACGACCAGAGAAAAGATAATCGAAGTCTTGTGCCATGTCGACCGAATGTATGTTAGAATCAGGAGAGAGATTTTTAAGACCAGGGAAGCatataaatatttgaaactGGGCTCCTGCCCTGTTAACCAAGGCACCAAAGAACATTACTACCTTCTGTATCTTCTGAAAACTGACTGCGACTTCACTAAACAG AGCAACATAAATGATGTGCTGATTGGGAATGTGCTCCACTATGAGCCACTTGGGCCTGTTTTAAGAGAATTATCATTTGACGTTCCCCTACAGTGCAAATATCCAAG GTTTTTTCACTCCTTCAAAGTTGGCTTCCACCCCAAACTACAGGGAGGAACACTTTTCAAATCTCTGCAATCAAGAACCAGTTTTACACTTACTCCTCAAGATG CCTCAGGGAATGAAATCACAGGTGAAAAATCCTACACCTTAGGCCAGGCGATGTATTTTGAAGCCAAGCGTCCTGATGGTACAACATCTGGAGATAAGAGAATTTTCATCAATAAGTGCTTCATGACAGCCTCCCTAAACCCAAGGTCCAATCCTAAGTATACAGTGATTGACAACCAAGG CTGCTTGATTGATGGCATGATGACGGACCAGTCAAAATTCCATGATGGTCCTTCGAAGATAATCCAGAAATTCAGTGTGGGGGCCATAGTCTTCAAGGACAAGGCTTCCATTTCATTATCACCGCAG CAACTCTACATGCATTGTGACATTTCTGTGGGTGACGTCACTCCAACGCAGAGTTCAAAGGCTTGCAACTATGACCCAGAAACAAAGAT GTGGAAGGAGCTATACGGTGATGACTCGGTGTGCGCCTGTTGTGAATCCACCTGCTCATCAGCACAGCCCAAAG CTTCTAGGAATATAATCTCCAGTCATTCTTGGAAGGTTGACCTCAGGAGCAACGATGAGCATGCAGAGGTTGAACCGCAGATGAAATCCATGGTTGCTGCCTCATCTAGTCTGGGGAACCCTGACATGGCCTGGCATGAAGACATCTATTGGAAGCGTGATCATAAAAATGGCTTGGGGAGATAA
- the LOC137600691 gene encoding calcium homeostasis modulator 1 encodes MDKFRMMFQFLQSNQESFMNGICGIMALASAQMYSVFEFSCPCMPEYNYTYGIGLLIIPPIWFFMLGFVLNNNVSVLTEEWHRPTGKRRKDPSIVRYMFCSMTQRSLIAPAVWVSVTLMDGKSFLCAFSINLDIDRFGNFSVMKEMSETEKIRLLARLPCKDLFEHQEIRVAAARYIKCISQACGWMFLLMMTLTAFLIRAVRPCFSQAAFLKTKYWSHYIDIERKMFDETCKEHAKSFAKVCIHQYFENISGEMHRFHQRRSSRDDSDDEDERRKSDEEKLLGIRAQDDMNKALWNWHTCKPALALRQDQIDGEKNSGMNGGINGAANGFMKGHTHETQKKEWAVYYSKV; translated from the exons ATGGATAAGTTTCGTATGATGTTCCAGTTCCTCCAGTCCAACCAGGAGTCTTTTATGAATGGGATCTGTGGTATCATGGCTCTAGCCAGCGCACAGATGTACTCTGTGTTCGAGTTCAGCTGCCCCTGCATGCCCGAGTACAACTACACCTATGGGATCGGACTGCTCATCATTCCACCCATATGGTTCTTCATGTTAGGTTTTGTTCTGAACAATAATGTGTCAGTGCTCACGGAAGAGTGGCACCGACCCACGGGAAAACGAAGGAAGGATCCATCCATTGTTCGCTACATGTTCTGTTCAATGACGCAGAGATCTTTGATAGCGCCTGCGGTCTGGGTGTCGGTCACTCTCATGGATGGGAAGAGCTTCCTCTGTGCTTTCAGCATCAACTTGGACATCGATAGGTTTGGGAACTTCAGCGTGATGAAGGAGATGTCAGAGACAGAGAAGATAAGATTGCTGGCAAGACTTCCATGCAAGGACTTGTTTGAGCATCAGGAAATAAGAGTGGCAGCGGCACGATACATCAAGTGTATCTCCCAG GCATGCGGATGGATGTTTTTGctcatgatgaccttgacagcCTTCCTGATACGAGCCGTTCGGCCATGTTTCAGTCAAGCCGCCTTCCTTAAGACCAAGTACTGGTCTCATTACATCGACATCGAGCGCAAGATGTTTGACGAGACCTGCAAGGAGCATGCCAAGAGCTTTGCCAAGGTGTGCATCCATCAGTACTTTGAGAACATCAGCGGGGAGATGCACAGATTTCACCAGCGGCGTTCCAGCAGGGATGATAGCGACGATGAAGATGAGCGTAGGAAGAGTGATGAAGAGAAGCTGCTGGGTATCAGAGCCCAGGATGACATGAACAAAGCCTTGTGGAACTGGCACACCTGTAAGCCAGCTTTGGCTCTCAGACAGGACCAAATAGATGGTGAAAAGAATAGTGGAATGAATGGAGGGATCAATGGAGCAGCCAACGGCTTTATGAAGGGACACACCCATGAAACGCAGAAAAAGGAATGGGCAGTATATTATAGTAAGGTCTGA
- the zp3c gene encoding zona pellucida sperm-binding protein 3 isoform X1 — MPLTQVWFLLVLLCFADGYGFKGEAGYGVIIRNPLLEWKRMEAVTSKEMKDVRSSKSKLWRSGPSGESSEPETRIVSEYVTVSASDDHTGAFKPEMGARPLPDVIKEMLLGATATPTVTEKPTTREKIIEVLCHVDRMYVRIRREIFKTREAYKYLKLGSCPVNQGTKEHYYLLYLLKTDCDFTKQSNINDVLIGNVLHYEPLGPVLRELSFDVPLQCKYPRFFHSFKVGFHPKLQGGTLFKSLQSRTSFTLTPQDASGNEITGEKSYTLGQAMYFEAKRPDGTTSGDKRIFINKCFMTASLNPRSNPKYTVIDNQGCLIDGMMTDQSKFHDGPSKIIQKFSVGAIVFKDKASISLSPQQLYMHCDISVGDVTPTQSSKACNYDPETKMWKELYGDDSVCACCESTCSSAQPKASRNIISSHSWKVDLRSNDEHAEVEPQMKSMVAASSSLGNPDMAWHEDIYWKRDHKNGLGR, encoded by the exons ATGCCATTGACGCAGGTTTGGTTTTTATTAGTGCTCTTGTGTTTTGCTGATGGTTATGGCTTTAAAGGGGAGGCTGGTTATGGTGTGATTATAAGAAATCCTCTATTAGAGTGGAAAAGAATGGAGGCAGTGACTtccaaagaaatgaaagatgtccgttcatcaaaatcaaaattgtGGAGAAGTGGCCCAAGTGGTGAATCCTCAGAACCTGAAACAAGGATAGTTTCTGAGTATGTGACTGTCTCTGCATCTGATGATCACACAGGGGCTTTCAAGCCAGAAATGGGTGCCAGACCTCTTCCTGATGTAATCAAGGAAATGCTCCTTGGAGCGACCGCCACCCCTACTGTCACAGAGAAACCAACGACCAGAGAAAAGATAATCGAAGTCTTGTGCCATGTCGACCGAATGTATGTTAGAATCAGGAGAGAGATTTTTAAGACCAGGGAAGCatataaatatttgaaactGGGCTCCTGCCCTGTTAACCAAGGCACCAAAGAACATTACTACCTTCTGTATCTTCTGAAAACTGACTGCGACTTCACTAAACAG AGCAACATAAATGATGTGCTGATTGGGAATGTGCTCCACTATGAGCCACTTGGGCCTGTTTTAAGAGAATTATCATTTGACGTTCCCCTACAGTGCAAATATCCAAG GTTTTTTCACTCCTTCAAAGTTGGCTTCCACCCCAAACTACAGGGAGGAACACTTTTCAAATCTCTGCAATCAAGAACCAGTTTTACACTTACTCCTCAAGATG CCTCAGGGAATGAAATCACAGGTGAAAAATCCTACACCTTAGGCCAGGCGATGTATTTTGAAGCCAAGCGTCCTGATGGTACAACATCTGGAGATAAGAGAATTTTCATCAATAAGTGCTTCATGACAGCCTCCCTAAACCCAAGGTCCAATCCTAAGTATACAGTGATTGACAACCAAGG CTGCTTGATTGATGGCATGATGACGGACCAGTCAAAATTCCATGATGGTCCTTCGAAGATAATCCAGAAATTCAGTGTGGGGGCCATAGTCTTCAAGGACAAGGCTTCCATTTCATTATCACCGCAG CAACTCTACATGCATTGTGACATTTCTGTGGGTGACGTCACTCCAACGCAGAGTTCAAAGGCTTGCAACTATGACCCAGAAACAAAGAT GTGGAAGGAGCTATACGGTGATGACTCGGTGTGCGCCTGTTGTGAATCCACCTGCTCATCAGCACAGCCCAAAG CTTCTAGGAATATAATCTCCAGTCATTCTTGGAAGGTTGACCTCAGGAGCAACGATGAGCATGCAGAGGTTGAACCGCAGATGAAATCCATGGTTGCTGCCTCATCTAGTCTGGGGAACCCTGACATGGCCTGGCATGAAGACATCTATTGGAAGCGTGATCATAAAAATGGCTTGGGGAGATAA
- the wfikkn1 gene encoding WAP, Kazal, immunoglobulin, Kunitz and NTR domain-containing protein, with the protein MMCKLPLLVLDNGCINDKHWHSAPISYKLLPRWIRAYFLMLVVCQLPQLSSSASVTESKVKHEGFCPNKLNSNLWVDAQSTCERECNVDEDCADFEKCCTNVCGLNSCVAARFSDGTPAQPDGQGGGKGDDSPTATCEGFICSQQGAVCDIWDGQPICKCQDRCEKEPNFTCASDGLTYFNRCYMDAEACIRGVTLNVVTCRFYLAGPHTSPLPQDTTANPTPTSSHEDPMPPTLYSNPHHQSIYVGGTVSFHCDVIGFPRPDVTWEKQNERRERLVMRPDQMYGNVVITNIGQLVIYNAQVWDTGIYTCIARNSVGILHADYPLSVIRRTDDDFSEDPEMPMGRPFSPADCLAEVDLRVCSSERHMDWYYDTKLGSCVAFSNGGCDDSRNRFETYEECKASCQREGMGICSLPAVQGPCKAWEPRWAWNPLMKKCQAFAYGGCHGNANSFHTKKECEANCPQPKKKPCRTCRVKGKMVPSLCQSDFAIVGRLTELVEDLDSGLARFSLEEVLRDEKMGLTFFNTKHLEVTIAKIDWSCPCPNITMEENPLLVMGVVQDGMAIIQSDSYVRAITERRLKKLRDVVKKKACDAS; encoded by the exons ATGATGTGTAAACTCCCTCTGCTAGTTCTGGATAATGGATGTATAAACGATAAACATTGGCACAGTGCCCCGATCTCATACAAACTATTACCCAGATGGATACGTGCGTATTTTTTGATGCTCGTAGTTTGCCAATTACCCCAGCTTTCTTCGTCCGCAAGTGTGACAGAATCTAAAGTGAAACACGAAGGATTTTGTCCCAACAAGCTGAATTCCAATCTGTGGGTTGACGCACAAAGCACCTGCGAGCGAGAGTGCAACGTCGATGAG GACTGTGCTGACTTTGAGAAATGCTGCACCAACGTGTGTGGCCTGAACAGCTGTGTGGCTGCACGTTTCTCTGATGGCACCCCTGCCCAACCAGATGGGCAGGGTGGGGGCAAAGGGGACGATTCCCCCACTGCCACCTGTGAAGGTTTCATAtgcagccagcagggggcggtgtGCGACATCTGGGACGGACAGCCCATCTGTAAATGTCAGGACCGGTGTGAGAAAGAACCCAACTTCACCTGCGCCTCAGATGGCCTCACCTACTTCAACCGCTGCTACATGGACGCGGAGGCCTGCATCCGAGGGGTGACTTTAAATGTGGTCACCTGCCGATTCTACCTGGCCGGGCCGCACACCAGTCCACTGCCTCAGGACACTACTGCTAACCCAACCCCAACATCTTCCCACGAAGACCCGATGCCCCCAACCTTGTACTCCAACCCTCACCACCAGTCCATCTACGTCGGAGGTACGGTCAGCTTCCACTGTGACGTTATTGGGTTTCCCAGACCTGACGTCACTTGGGAGAAACAGAACGAACGGCGTGAACGCCTAGTCATGAGGCCCGACCAGATGTACGGCAACGTGGTCATCACCAACATCGGACAGCTCGTCATTTACAACGCCCAGGTGTGGGATACAGGCATCTACACCTGCATTGCACGGAATTCCGTGGGAATTCTTCACGCCGACTACCCGCTGTCTGTCATCCGCCGGACTGATGATGATTTCTCTGAAGATCCTGAGATGCCGATGGGGCGGCCATTCTCCCCAGCAGACTGCCTGGCTGAAGTAGACCTGAGGGTGTGCAGCAGTGAGCGACACATGGACTGGTATTATGACACCAAGCTGGGCTCCTGCGTGGCCTTCAGTAACGGTGGGTGTGACGACAGCCGAAACAGGTTTGAAACTTACGAGGAGTGTAAGGCTTCCTGTCAGAGAGAAGGGATGGGCATCTGCTCCCTTCCTGCTGTTCAAGGCCCCTGTAAAGCCTGGGAGCCACGTTGGGCATGGAATCCCCTCATGAAAAAGTGCCAAGCGTTCGCCTATGGCGGCTGCCACGGGAACGCCAACAGCTTCCACACCAAGAAGGAATGCGAGGCCAACTGTCCTCAACCGAAAAAGAAACCATGTAGAACCTGTCGGGTCAAGGGGAAAATGGTCCCCAGCTTATGCCAGAGTGACTTTGCCATCGTGGGACGACTGACAGAGCTGGTGGAAGATCTTGACTCTGGACTGGCCCGCTTTAGCTTGGAAGAGGTCCTGAGAGATGAAAAAATGGGTTTGACTTTCTTTAATACCAAACACCTAGAAGTGACGATTGCCAAAATAGACTGGAGCTGTCCTTGTCCCAACATCACCATGGAGGAAAACCCTTTGCTGGTCATGGGCGTAGTACAGGACGGGATGGCCATCATACAATCCGACAGCTACGTGAGAGCCATAACCGAACGCAGACTCAAGAAGCTGCGTGatgttgtgaaaaaaaaggCCTGTGATGCATCGTAA
- the LOC137600727 gene encoding inositol 1,4,5-trisphosphate receptor-interacting protein → MQHTLLGGFVVAFSLLLNLIDEPGVEEFDITKKGMQKHEEKLLRREVKLVYEMTPVNEEVKKSNNERPKEDVESISKEQNQSPPHTNGSNQPQNYESKPKTALKRSQVYHEQTKDVKTDNFFMSLIRQQGEPEEKEVLNSREDLPPLVHLPTKTSEKSIADWEGDYIWFLLIIFSIISIIELFRKHFVGNSQTKEEIRSTPATSTAGEVLLPDCATLHRFHSKCLQMSSVKMWREEEFLEGFAGDLLDAMRSICDQKVGMVMEDFRMVNACDITIPIRPSDPYGFQFLLLNNHPSHTEVCGKIKLVENKVQAGCHCQPHDVEDMVCLLHCEPENIQLETSDVCDGILCLKNSPFLSKSQVTRWFQSTVKQAWMLISHKYMFEMNIQYIDGPGALAVRFRSGKKISFRMNPVVKFNTHAHFFIAPGPLDFDTLWTLSLTDYKDRLIGCLSKHLPENSCHSQALEIALFLHKKQMALSGSCALKDFHFEMALLHLLLTTNPSPWKPNDVACWLRDLLNFMGKSLEKKLLHHALIGNPLTLQVIDLPAQLTQAKVVNLFHHLVVHHCTYRNTVIHFQELLRNAHMLIQVYLDR, encoded by the coding sequence ATGCAACATACTCTCCTGGGGGGTTTTGTGGTGGCTTTCAGTCTTCTCTTGAATCTGATAGATGAACCCGGGGTTGAGGAATTTGATATTACTAAAAAAGGCATGCAAAAGCATGAAGAGAAGCTGCTGAGAAGGGAGGTTAAATTGGTCTATGAAATGACACCTGTTAATGAGGAAGTGAAAAAAAGTAACAATGAAAGACCCAAGGAAGATGTAGAAAGTATTTCAAAGGAACAAAATCAGTCTCCTCCACACACTAATGGTTCAAATCAACCGCAAAACTATGAAAGCAAACCCAAGACTGCCCTGAAGAGATCACAAGTATACCACGAGCAAACGAAAGATGTAAAAACTGACAATTTTTTTATGAGCCTGATCAGACAACAAGGAGAGCCTGAGGAGAAGGAAGTGCTAAACTCCAGAGAAGACTTGCCACCTTTGGTGCATCTTCCAACCAAAACATCTGAGAAGAGCATCGCTGACTGGGAGGGAGATTACATCTGGTTCTTGTTGATCATATTCTCCATCATTTCCATAATCGAATTGTTCAGGAAACACTTTGTGGGAAATTCCCAAACTAAAGAAGAAATCAGGTCCACTCCAGCAACCTCTACTGCTGGTGAAGTGCTCCTACCCGACTGCGCCACCCTGCATCGATTTCATTCAAAGTGCCTTCAAATGTCATCTGTAAAGatgtggagagaggaagagtttTTGGAGGGGTTTGCAGGTGATCTTTTAGATGCAATGAGATCCATCTGTGATCAGAAGGTTGGTATGGTGATGGAAGACTTCCGGATGGTGAATGCATGTGATATTACTATACCCATTAGGCCATCTGACCCATACGGCTTTCAGTTTTTGCTATTGAATAACCACCCAAGTCACACAGAAGTCTGTGGTAAAATAAAACTAGTGGAAAATAAAGTTCAAGCTGGCTGCCATTGTCAGCCTCATGATGTAGAAGACATGGTGTGCTTGTTACATTGTGAGCCTGAGAACATCCAGTTGGAAACTTCTGATGTTTGCGATGGAATTCTCTGCCTGAAGAATTCCCCATTCCTGTCAAAGTCTCAGGTTACCAGGTGGTTTCAGAGCACAGTCAAACAAGCATGGATGCTGATTTCACACAAGTACATGTTTGAAATGAACATTCAGTACATTGACGGCCCGGGAGCTCTGGCAGTTCGATTCAGATCAGGCAAGAAAATTAGCTTCAGAATGAATCCTGTGGTTAAATTCAACACGCATGCGCATTTCTTCATTGCTCCAGGCCCCTTGGATTTTGACACTTTATGGACTCTCTCTCTGACCGACTACAAAGATAGACTCATAGGGTGCTTGTCTAAACATCTGCCTGAAAATTCTTGCCACAGTCAAGCTCTTGAAATAGCGCTTTTCCTTCACAAGAAACAGATGGCGCTTTCAGGAAGCTGTGCTCTGAAAGATTTTCATTTCGAAATGGCATTGTTGCATCTACTTCTGACCACAAAcccatcaccatggaaacccaACGATGTGGCTTGTTGGTTACGGGACTTGCTGAACTTCATGGGGAAGAGCCTGGAGAAGAAACTGCTCCACCATGCTCTCATTGGAAACCCTTTAACTCTGCAGGTTATTGATCTCCCTGCTCAACTGACTCAAGCCAAAGTTGTAAATCTCTTCCATCACCTTGTGGTACATCATTGTACCTACAGAAATACAGTGATTCATTTCCAGGAACTGCTGAGAAATGCACACATGTTGATACAAGTCTATCTTGATCGGTGA
- the LOC137600729 gene encoding ras-related protein Rab-40C-like, which translates to MRGMMGTQSSPVKSYDYLLKFLLVGDSDVGKGEILDSLQDGSAESPYAYSSGIDYKTTTILLDGRRVKLELWDTSGQGRFCTIFRSYSRGAQGILLVYDITNSWSFDGIDRWIREIDEHAPGVPRILVGNRLHLAFKRQVPTEQARAYAEKNSMTFFEVSPLCNFNVIESFTELSRIVLMRHGMEKFWRPNKVFRLQDLCCRSIVSCTPVHLIDKLPLPVAIKSHLKSFSMANGMNAVMMHGRSYSVANSTAGSGAGSKGNSLKRSKSFRPPQSPPKTSSSSKGNCKIS; encoded by the exons ATGCGTGGGATGATGGGGACCCAGAGTAGTCCTGTGAAGAGCTACGATTACCTCTTGAAATTCCTCCTGGTTGGAGACAGCGATGTGGGAAAGGGAGAAATCTTAGATAGTTTGCAAGACGGATCGGCAGAATCTCCCTATGCCTACAGCAGTG GGATTGATTACAAGACCACAACGATTCTGCTGGATGGGAGAAGAGTGAAATTAGAGCTGTG GGATACATCAGGGCAAGGAAGATTCTGCACCATTTTCAGGTCTTACTCTCGTGGAGCACAG GGCATCCTTCTTGTCTACGACATCACTAACAGTTGGTCATTTGATGGCATCGACCGCTGGATCCGGGAAATCGATGAG CATGCCCCAGGTGTTCCGAGGATCCTGGTGGGCAATAGGCTTCACCTTGCTTTCAAGCGGCAGGTACCAACAGAGCAGGCGAGGGCTTATGCAGAAAAGAACAGCATGACATTCTTTGAAGTCAGTCCGCTGTGCAACTTCAACGTCATCGAATCCTTCACAGAACTTTCGCGCATCGTGCTGATGAGGCACGGAATGGAGAAATTCTGGAGGCCCAACAAAG TTTTCAGGCTTCAAGACCTGTGCTGCCGTTCGATCGTCTCCTGCACACCAGTTCACCTTATCGATAAGCTGCCCCTCCCTGTGGCCATAAAGTCCCACCTTAAGTCCTTTTCAATGGCCAACGGCATGAACGCAGTCATGATGCACGGACGCTCTTACTCAGTGGCCAACAGCACAGCGGGAAGCGGTGCTGGGAGCAAAGGCAACAGTCTGAAGCGCTCGAAATCCTTCAGGCCTCCGCAGAGTCCACCAAAGACCTCGTCGTCCTCAAAAGGGAACTGTAAGATTTCATAG
- the mettl26 gene encoding methyltransferase-like 26, producing the protein MLNAAAAGRNKEPILAVLQESVNTKKPLQALEISSGTGQHVACFAQALHNIVWQPSEFDHQYLDSIEAYRAHYQLHNVKPPIHLDVSLPHQCWEEVQPESFDLVVNINMVHITPMACTEGLFRGAAAVLKPRGVLLMYGPYAVNGQISPQSNVDFDLSLRRRNPEWGLRDISLLRSLGQASGLFLEKITEMPSNNKCLLFRRESLV; encoded by the exons ATGCTGAACGCCGCCGCTGCGGGCAGGAACAAGGAGCCCATCCTGGCTGTTCTCCAGGAGAGCGTCAACACCAAGAAGCCCCTCCAGGCTCTGGAGATCTCCTCCGGTACCGGGCAGCACGTCGCCTGCTTTGCCCAGGCCCTCCACAACATAGTTTGGCAGCCATCAGAGTTTGATCACCAGTATTTAGACAG TATAGAAGCGTACAGAGCCCACTACCAGCTGCACAACGTGAAGCCCCCCATCCACCTGGATGTTTCTCTGCCCCACCAGTGCTGGGAAGAGGTCCAGCCCGAGAGCTTCGACCTGGTGGTCAACATCAACATGGTCCACATCACTCCGATGGCCTGTACGGAG GGTTTATTCAGAGGGGCTGCAGCCGTTCTGAAGCCACGAGGTGTTCTGCTGATGTATGGT CCCTATGCAGTGAATGGTCAGATCTCCCCTCAGAGTAATGTTGACTTTGACCTCAGCCTCCGACGCAG GAACCCAGAGTGGGGACTCAGGGATATCTCCCTCCTCAGATCTCTAGGACAAGCAAGCGGTTTATTCCTGGAGAAGATT ACGGAGATGCCGTCAAACAACAAGTGTCTTCTGTTCAGACGGGAGAGTCTGGTGTGA